GCCTATCCAACAAAGCCTATCTTTTCTACAAAGGCAAGCCTGTAAAAATAATAGGAAACATAACTATGGACATGACCATGGTGGACCTTACCAATACGGACGCTCAGGTGGGAGACTGGATAGAAATAGTGGGACAAAACCAGAGCTTTACAGACCTTGCGAAACTTGCTGGAACTATACCCTATGAGCTTATGACTAACCTATCAAGTAGGATAAGGAGGGTAGTGTTATAATACTAACAAAGGAGGCTTATTATGCAAAAAGCCCGTGTATGGCTTTCTTACGATTTGGGTGTAGGTGGTGATTACGAAGGCTTGTATACTTTTTTGGACACTCTTGGTGCAAAGGAATGCGGAGATTCTCTTGCCTTTTTTGAGTATGAGTATGAATCGGACTTAGAAAGTGAGTTGAAAGAGGAAATAAGAGAAAAAGTGAGCTTGAATAAGGATGACAGAATATACATTATAGCCACATATTACACTCAAGAAGGCAAAAAAAAGCTCGTAGCAAAGTTTTTATATGGGAAAAGAAAGAGACCACCTTGGCAAGGTTATGCAAAGGTTGAATACGATGATGTACTTGACATACAAGAATGAAACACGTGCTTTTGGACAGTGGTTTCCTATTTGCCTACTTTGACGAAAAAGACTCTTATCATAAAAACGCTATAGAGTATAGCTATCTGATTACTCAACGTGAAGAATATTATCTTATAATACCTTGTGCTGTGTTGTTTGAGGTGCTAAATACGAAATTTATGAAAAACCTTAATATCTTGAAGAAGTTTGAAAAGGAAATCTTAAATAGAAAAAATACGAATTTTTACCAGCATACAGAGTGTAAAGAGTTAGCAAAAGAACAGTTAAAAGAGAGACTGCATGGAAAACGTATAAGTTTAGTGGACGGTGTTCTAAGGTATATACTGAAAACGGAACGAAAAATTGACGTGTTTGTAACCAGCAATCCTACGGACTTTTTTGATTTATTAAGAGAAACCACACAAATAATAGACATTAGGAGAGCGTGAAAATTGAAGAGTAAGTCCATGCTTATAACCTTTGAAGGTATAGACGGCTCTGGCAAGAGCACTCAGGCAAAAAGGCTTTATGAATACCTCAAGGCAAAGGGTTATAAGGTTTCTCTATACAGAGACCCCGGGTCTACGCCTCTTGCCGAAAAGATAAGGGAGCTTTTGTTAAGTTTTGAAATGGACCCAACCACGGAGCTTTTACTTTTTGAGTCCGCAAGGTCAAGCCTTGTGTGGGAAAGAATATTTCCAGACCTAAAAGAAGGCAAAATAGTAATTCTTGACCGCTTTATAGATTCCACAACCGCCTATCAGGGCTATGGCAGAGAGATAAACCTTGGCACGGTAAGTATTCTAAACCATATAGCTATTAGAGGTAGAAAGCCTGATATAACCTTCTTGCTAAATGTTCCCCTTGAAGTAGCCTTAAAGAGGCTTGAGGGCAAAAAGACTCGCTTTGAAGACAAAGATTATCTAAGGAAAGTGAGAGATGCCTACATACTTATGGCAAACCAAGAGAGGGAAAGGATAGTGCTA
The Aquificaceae bacterium DNA segment above includes these coding regions:
- the tmk gene encoding dTMP kinase codes for the protein MLITFEGIDGSGKSTQAKRLYEYLKAKGYKVSLYRDPGSTPLAEKIRELLLSFEMDPTTELLLFESARSSLVWERIFPDLKEGKIVILDRFIDSTTAYQGYGREINLGTVSILNHIAIRGRKPDITFLLNVPLEVALKRLEGKKTRFEDKDYLRKVRDAYILMANQERERIVL